Below is a genomic region from Staphylococcus carnosus.
TACTGCCGCTTCTCCAGATTGTACTTTCTTAAGTGGTCCTGAGCCTGAACTTTCCAAATGAGGTCCAGCATTTACTATCAGTTTTTTGATAATTTGCTGACCTTCTTTATCTCCGTATTCACTAATAACCCCTTGCAATAGCAGCCATCCTGTTGAAGAGTCCATAATGTTCGGAAATGAAATTTCATTCTTATATTCTGGTTTGGTTAAATCTTTAATGCTTTTAGGTACAGGTAAATGTTTTTCTTTCAATACTTTAGTATTAACAAATAGTGACCCCATATTCCCTAAAATTGGAGACATATAGTCAGGATATTGTTTAAGTTCATGTTGATTCATCGTCGAATGTATCGGCACAAACATATGGTGCTCTTTTTGTGCACTTTCCAAATAATAGCTGGCTTGCGTAACAATATCAGCATCAATACTTTTTCCTTCAGCCATAATTTTCCCGCCGAGTTCAGAAGTAGATTGCGGCTGAACAATATATTGACCTTTATATCCATGGTGATCTAACGCTGTTTCCATTGCGGCAATTGCTTCTTCATCCGCATTCGTCTGGATAATAATTTTGTCAGATGAGGCACCAAGTCCTACATATGAAAAATACAATAATACTGCACAAATAATCCCAAGTATCACAAGCTTAATTTTCATGACATTTCCCTCCTTTTTTCATAACGCATCCATATGGTGCTGATCAGTCTGACTGCTAAATTCGTTATTAAAATTAAAATAGAGAGAATAAATATGTCTGTGAAACGATTGAAATGCTGCAGCTGGTTGATTTGAGTCGAAACAATCTGTGTTGATGTTGAAACTAAAAATATAACGCCGCTGATTGTTACCATTGCATTGATAAAATAATAATTTACTATTTCTATAATGGTTGATTTCATGTTAGGCAAAATAATTTTAAAGAGCGTTTCAAACCAGTTATCTTGCAGTAAAGCACTAGTAATATCCCACGACTTGTCTAATTTATCCATTGCACCTTTTGCCATTAAATAAGGTGTTGTAAAGTAATGCACAATAATACTTAAAATTACAATTAAAAATGTGCCCTTTAAAGAGCTGCCTTGGAAAAACAATAAATAGGAAAGTCCAAGAATCATACCAGGAACTGTATTCGTCAGCATGGCTATTAAATTAATTGCTTTTCTGCCTTTCAACTTGGTTCTGCTATTGATGACTGCGCTGAAAAAAGCAATGATGGTACCAAATAACGCTGTACAAACTGCTACAAATACAGATTGGATATAAACATGAATTAAAATTTCATCCTTAAACAGCGCCACGATATGTTTTAATGTGAAGCCCATTTTATAAGGATAATTTTCAGTAAAAGGTACAACAATCATGACAAGAAAAATACTTAATATACATGTACATAACACGAATAAAAGTATGCTGATTACAAAATTATGCACAGGACGTTTTTCTGGTTGATGGTGGCCAGCAGCCTGGTGACTGACATTCCATCGTTCGATTACTGCAAGAAAAACAAAACCGAATAGTGCGGGTATTAGCATTACAAAAGCAATCACGGCACCTTGCGCGAATTTAGGAATTGAACCTAGAATTGTTTGATATAACAAGATGGAGATCATAGTATCATCTGCGCCGATTGAAGCGGGTATCCCGAAATCTGTAAAACTTAAAATAAAAGATAAAACAAATGCATTGCCAATCGGAATAAACATAGGTCTTAATATTGTGTGATAAAACCTGCGTACCCCACTATCTTGCATGAGTTGAGAAATATAATAAAATCGTTGATCAATATACTGAAATGCATTATTGATAATAATAAAAGCAGCTGGCAAAGTGTAAATGACATAACCAATCAACATGCCATGTTCACCATAAATTGTAAATAGAGGTTGCCCTATTAACTTTGCGATAATACCTTCATTTCCAAACAAATACATCAATAAAAAAACATAGGTAATTGTAGGAACTAACATCGGCAAAACCATCATGCCATTAGAATAACTTTTCAACCATTGTTGTATTGCAGTCGTTTGCAATGCGTATGCTGCAAAAAAGGCTAAGATACTTGTAATAATTGCCGTTAATAATGACAGTTTCAAACTTCGCATGAGTGCAGTTGTAACATCCGGGTTTGATAACACTTCTTTAAAATATAAGTTACTAATATGACCATCTGCGATAATTGAGCGTCCCAGTAAAACAATTACAGGCAATACTAAAAACACGATAAAAAACACAAACAGTAAAATTTGAATAATACGCTGACTCCATAATTTATGCGCCATGTTGCTCACCAAATAATGTGTAAATATTATGACGTTTAATCTCGAGCTGGTTTAGGATGAACTTTTTTACAAATTGATTGGCTGGTTGTTTAATTATCATATTCGGAGTATCATATTGTGCAATTTCACCATCTTCAATTACAACAATTTTATCAGCCATTGTAAGTGCCTCTTCTGGATCATGTGTCACAATGATAGTTGTAAGCGATAACGATTTAGCTACCTTTACAATCATGTCTTTAATACGCTCTTTAATCATCCCATCTAATGCGCTTAAAGGTTCATCCATTAATAAAACCTCAGGTTCCATTACAATCGTTCGAGCTATAGAAACACGTTGCTTTTGGCCTCCAGAAAGTTCATGGATTTTTTTATCAAGATGTGGTCTTAAATCAAGAAGTTCGATTAAATCTGTTATTTCTTTAGAATCAGTATTCTTTTTAGTATTTTTCAAGCCATACAAAATATTTTCTCGAGCATTCAAATGCGGAAATAAACAATAATCTTGAAAGACAATGTTAAAGCCTCGTTTGTTCATCGGAACATTATGGACTGGTTTTCCATTAAAATGAATCTCACCTTTAGAGACATCAGTTAAACCAAGAATCATATTGAGTAATGTTGTCTTGCCATATCCACTCGGTCCTAGCAAAGCTATAATTTCACCATTTTCAATATCTAAATTTAATATCTAAATTTATATTTTTCAATACTTCGTTATCATTAAAACTTTTACTTACATTTTTTAGTGCTAACACAACCCGCACCTCCTACTTTGATATATTCAAAGTATAGGAGAGAAATATTAAGTCAGTGTTAAGTATGTGTAAGTGTTGATTAACTTTATACAAACTTATTACCAACTTTATACCAACATACTAATAAATATGGTATATTTCAATTAAAATTACAAAGGAGTGTGTCATTTGTTACCTAGAGAACGTCGTACTGAAATAATAAATTTATTAGCACAAAATGAATTTTTAGAATTAAAAACCTTACATAAAGACTTGGGAATATCCATGGAGACATTAAGAAGAGATATTCAACAATTAGTCAAAGAGGACCTCGTATTGAAAGAATATGGCGGAATACGAATTAATAAGGAAGTAAATGGTGAGTCTGCAATCGAACGTCGACTAGAAAAACATTTATCCGAAAAGATAGAGATTGCCAAAAAAGCAGTCGATGTTATTAAAAATGGAGATTGTATATTTTTAGATAGCGGGTCTACAACATTACAAATTGCTAAAATGTTAGATACTAAAGAAAATTTGACCATCATCACAAATTCAATTCCTGTTTTAGTTCAATGCATCAATCAAAACCATACACTGGTTTCTATCGGAGGAAAAGTAAGATCTTCTGAACAATCGTTAACTCAATTCGATTTTCTTTTTAACTTCGAAAGACTAAATATTAATAAAGGATTCTTTTGTTGCAGCGGCATCTCAGTTGCCCATGGTGTCACTGATTTTAGTTTCGAAGAAGTAGAAACTAGACGTCGAATTCTTGAAATTTCTCAGGAAAAATACTTAACTGCAGATAGCAGTAAAATTGATGAAGTCGTAACAGCAAAAATAGGTAATCTCAATGACTTTGCTAAATTAATCAGTGATGGGAAAATACCGGAAATAGAGTGTAAAAACATTAAAAATCAGGGAATAGTAATATTATAAATGCATTTTACAATAAGTATATGCAGTATTAATTCTAATAAGAGGTGTTCTTTATGGCTTACGAATTCAAACGATCTGATGTCACTTTCGATTCAGACGGTACGCCATGCAGTGCGTGGTTTTATCTTCCTGATATTTCTGAAAAACCACCTATTATTGTGATGGCCCCTGGATTAGGCGGAGTAAAAGATATGCGTTTAGATGACTATGCTGCTAAGTTTGCTGAAGCAGGCTTTGCTAGTTTAGTATTTGATTATCGAAACTTTGGAAATAGCGGCGGCAACAGAAGACAATATATTAATGTTAAAGATCAACTAGAAGATTGGAATTATGCAATCAAATTTGCTAAGTCTATTGATAGTATTGATGAAACACAATTATTGTTATTCGGTACTTCTTTCAGTGGAGGACATGTTATGACACTTTCATCAATGCGTAATGATATTACAGCAACGATTACACAATGCCCTTATACAGATACTTTCGCAACTTTAAAAGCAATATCTTCAAAAAGTGAATCAAAACTCACATTATTAGCACTATTTGAGAAGTTGCTTTCTATCAGTAGTTATCACAGTATCATGGTACCGCTAGCTGGCGAACCTGGTTCTATATCTTTAATGGCTGTGCCAGATTATCAACAATATTTAGAACTTGTTCCCGAACGTTCTACTTTTGAAAATAAAGCACAAGCAGCTACGATTTTTGAATTTCTTAAATATTCACCTGGGCGTTACGCACAAGAAATCAATAATCCAATATTTTACGCTGTATGCAGTAATGATAATTTAGCACCTGCAAAAACAACAATACGACATGCTAAACGTTCACAAAAACCTACAATTCGTGAATTCAACTGTGGTCATTTTGAGATATATTCAGATAATTATTTCGAAGAAGCCACAGATGAATATGTCAAATTTTTCAAAGAAAATACAATTTAACTTAAAAAGGTGTGCTCAAAATTGAAAGCACACCTTTTATCATTCTATTTATTAATTTTCAATCGGCACCCATACCTGTGCTACATAATCATCAACTTGTGTATTACCATGCGGATATAATTCTATACCTGGTGCATCACGGTGTCTATAACCTAAATCAGATAAAAAGTTAGGATTATAAAGTTGCTCTGTTGTTTTCTGCAAAGTATAAGGTAGTGGTCCTATCGCATCTGCAACAATATAATCACCTTCAGGTAATGTGTAAGGATGCAGATCAGCGACTGACTTTTTATCTGAAGTTACAGCATTGCTTAACGCTTTTAATTCTTCTGGTTTATCTGAATTATTGAATGCTTCCCACGCTTTAGGCAAACCTTGCTGCGCATCTTGCATTGTGGCATATTTACTTAATATACCTATAACATTTGTTGAATCTATATGCTTAATTTCGTATTCCATATTAATCGCCTCTCATTGTACTTAATTGTAATATTTTAAATTACCCTAATTGCTTAATACTTTAACTTTTTAATAGAAAAAAAGTAAAGCTGAAGATTTTTTCTGGAAATCCTCAGCTTTACTTTCAACACGTTCTTCATTTAAAAAGGTTTTGTTTATCCTTCTTTAAAATTAACGATTTCATCAATAATATATTCAGCAGCAATTAATCCTCGAGTTTTTGCCCATAACTCACGATTTACAATGTGGATACGATTATTTTTCTTCGCATTGATTGTATTATAAACCTCTGATTGACGTAATTTTTCTAATGCTGGTTCATCTTTTTTATCCACCATTAAAATCAAACGTTCAGGGTTTAATTCTAACAATTGCTCATCTGTTACTTTAAGATAAGGCCCATTTTTATATTCAGGATATTTATTAGAATCAGCTTGCGTAATTGCCGCTTTAAATCCTAAACGTTTTAAAAATTGGCCGACAAAACTATTTGAATCATGACCGACGATATAATCATCAGTAACAACAGCGGCTAAAGTAGATAAATTAGTATCAATTGTGACCTTTTCGTCAATTTGGTTTATTTTTTGTTGGAAAATTGCAACATAGCGTTTAGCTAATTGTTCTTTAGAAACAGCTTTTCCTATCGTTTCAAAGATTTTCAAACTTTCCTTATAATTCCCTTCAAAGCTTTCCAATAAAATTGTAGGGGCAATTTTTTGTAAATCTCTATAAATTTCATGATGGCGTTGACCATCAGCAATGATTAATTGCGGCTCCGCATCTTTGATTCTTTCTAAATCAGGATTGCTTCTGTGCCCAACTGAGATATAGTCCCCCACTTTATCTCGCATCGCTTCAAATAGATTTTCTTTACTGCCGTCATCGGCAATAGCAGCTGGTTTAATACCTAATGCAAGCAAATCATCTACAAATGAATATTCCAGAGCAGCTACTCTGTCTACATTGTCTGCAATTTTTGTGATACCAGCTTCATTTTTTACTTCAACCATCTTATTAATTACCTCCTTAAAATCCCTCTATGATAGTATACCCATAGAAACTTTAATCATTCCTGATTAAATATATTCAAAATACTCCGACGATTGGTCAGCTAGACCATATATATATTAACACTTTTTTAATATTCAAATGATACTTTTGAGATGAAATTTTGTTAACACTTAATTTAAAATGGGTATATTGAATTATAAAATTTTACATATGTAAATATACATACCTATAAATTAATTTCAGGAGCGACTTTAGATGAAATCATCCTTAAGTAATAAACTTATCCGTTTTCTAAAAATTGCCGGAGTAAGTGTTGTACTCATATTGATTTTCTTTCTCCCCGCATTCAATGCTGTATTTAGACATCATTTTGTATATAGCGGAGAAGGAGACGGCTTCAGACAAATGATGCCATTTCAAATGTATTTGTATAACCATATTACAAATCTTTCTAGTTTTTATGATATTTCGTTCGGGCTAGGCGGCGATTATATGAAAGATTTGGCTTATTATTATTCTACTTCGCCGCTCACATATGTTAATTTCTTTTTTGTTTGGATTGCAGAACATGCATTACATATGAATCCGCATACGATTGAATTTTGGCCAGGCAACCAGTTATTCTTTTCAATTTTCAAAGCCTGCCTTACATTTATCGCTGCTTATTATTTAATGCGCTATTATCATTTGAAAAGATATACTGCCGTAATCGCAAGTATGCTTTATGCTGCTTCAAATGTAATGTTCTATTTTAATTTTACATGGTCTTTTTATGGAGATGTTTTAATCTATTTTCCAATCACTTTGCTAGGTGTAGAAAAATTATTTAGAGAGCGAAAAGCAGGCACGCTTATTTTTGGTTTATCACTCACACTAATATCTAATTTCTACTTCAGTTATTATGAAGCAATTATCATTAGTGCGTATTTTATTTATAGAAC
It encodes:
- a CDS encoding extracellular solute-binding protein gives rise to the protein MKIKLVILGIICAVLLYFSYVGLGASSDKIIIQTNADEEAIAAMETALDHHGYKGQYIVQPQSTSELGGKIMAEGKSIDADIVTQASYYLESAQKEHHMFVPIHSTMNQHELKQYPDYMSPILGNMGSLFVNTKVLKEKHLPVPKSIKDLTKPEYKNEISFPNIMDSSTGWLLLQGVISEYGDKEGQQIIKKLIVNAGPHLESSGSGPLKKVQSGEAAVGAGLRNQAIDAEKDGEPIKYIDPSEGNFSLTEAAAVVKKAARNNKKQRKWLK
- a CDS encoding ABC transporter permease subunit — encoded protein: MAHKLWSQRIIQILLFVFFIVFLVLPVIVLLGRSIIADGHISNLYFKEVLSNPDVTTALMRSLKLSLLTAIITSILAFFAAYALQTTAIQQWLKSYSNGMMVLPMLVPTITYVFLLMYLFGNEGIIAKLIGQPLFTIYGEHGMLIGYVIYTLPAAFIIINNAFQYIDQRFYYISQLMQDSGVRRFYHTILRPMFIPIGNAFVLSFILSFTDFGIPASIGADDTMISILLYQTILGSIPKFAQGAVIAFVMLIPALFGFVFLAVIERWNVSHQAAGHHQPEKRPVHNFVISILLFVLCTCILSIFLVMIVVPFTENYPYKMGFTLKHIVALFKDEILIHVYIQSVFVAVCTALFGTIIAFFSAVINSRTKLKGRKAINLIAMLTNTVPGMILGLSYLLFFQGSSLKGTFLIVILSIIVHYFTTPYLMAKGAMDKLDKSWDITSALLQDNWFETLFKIILPNMKSTIIEIVNYYFINAMVTISGVIFLVSTSTQIVSTQINQLQHFNRFTDIFILSILILITNLAVRLISTIWMRYEKRREMS
- a CDS encoding DeoR/GlpR family DNA-binding transcription regulator gives rise to the protein MCHLLPRERRTEIINLLAQNEFLELKTLHKDLGISMETLRRDIQQLVKEDLVLKEYGGIRINKEVNGESAIERRLEKHLSEKIEIAKKAVDVIKNGDCIFLDSGSTTLQIAKMLDTKENLTIITNSIPVLVQCINQNHTLVSIGGKVRSSEQSLTQFDFLFNFERLNINKGFFCCSGISVAHGVTDFSFEEVETRRRILEISQEKYLTADSSKIDEVVTAKIGNLNDFAKLISDGKIPEIECKNIKNQGIVIL
- a CDS encoding alpha/beta hydrolase, with translation MAYEFKRSDVTFDSDGTPCSAWFYLPDISEKPPIIVMAPGLGGVKDMRLDDYAAKFAEAGFASLVFDYRNFGNSGGNRRQYINVKDQLEDWNYAIKFAKSIDSIDETQLLLFGTSFSGGHVMTLSSMRNDITATITQCPYTDTFATLKAISSKSESKLTLLALFEKLLSISSYHSIMVPLAGEPGSISLMAVPDYQQYLELVPERSTFENKAQAATIFEFLKYSPGRYAQEINNPIFYAVCSNDNLAPAKTTIRHAKRSQKPTIREFNCGHFEIYSDNYFEEATDEYVKFFKENTI
- a CDS encoding GyrI-like domain-containing protein, with protein sequence MEYEIKHIDSTNVIGILSKYATMQDAQQGLPKAWEAFNNSDKPEELKALSNAVTSDKKSVADLHPYTLPEGDYIVADAIGPLPYTLQKTTEQLYNPNFLSDLGYRHRDAPGIELYPHGNTQVDDYVAQVWVPIEN
- a CDS encoding ABC transporter substrate-binding protein: MVEVKNEAGITKIADNVDRVAALEYSFVDDLLALGIKPAAIADDGSKENLFEAMRDKVGDYISVGHRSNPDLERIKDAEPQLIIADGQRHHEIYRDLQKIAPTILLESFEGNYKESLKIFETIGKAVSKEQLAKRYVAIFQQKINQIDEKVTIDTNLSTLAAVVTDDYIVGHDSNSFVGQFLKRLGFKAAITQADSNKYPEYKNGPYLKVTDEQLLELNPERLILMVDKKDEPALEKLRQSEVYNTINAKKNNRIHIVNRELWAKTRGLIAAEYIIDEIVNFKEG